From one Streptomyces chromofuscus genomic stretch:
- a CDS encoding MFS transporter, with protein sequence MTQTSETAAVVPTPQPGRARIHRAWFVAAVTFVTIIGAAAFRSLPGLLIDPLHQEFGWSHGTIGAAVSVNLALYGLTAPFAAALMDRFGIRRVVAGALTVIAIGSGATVWMTAAWQLLLCWGLLVGLGSGSMALAFAATVTNRWFTERRGLVTGILTAASASGQLIFLPVLSWIVATHDWRPAAVTVALAALAVVPFVWLLLRDHPADVGLKPYGAAEFVPKPVSVPGAARRAVTVLLSAVRTGPFWLLAGTFAICGASTNGLIQTHFVPAAHDHGMPITAAASLLAVIGVFDVVGTVASGWFTDRFDARRLLAVYYALRGVSLLFLPLLLGPDVRPPMIFFIVFYGLDWVATVPPTLALCREQYGDDSAIVFGWVLASHQIGAAAVAFLGGVARDVFGSYDVMWYASGALCAAATLMALVIRRKPTAPLATAQGLSSAA encoded by the coding sequence GTGACCCAGACAAGCGAAACCGCGGCAGTCGTCCCCACCCCGCAGCCGGGTCGTGCGCGCATCCACCGCGCGTGGTTCGTCGCCGCCGTCACCTTCGTGACGATCATCGGCGCGGCGGCCTTCCGCTCCCTGCCGGGGCTGCTGATCGACCCCCTGCACCAGGAGTTCGGCTGGTCCCACGGCACGATCGGCGCGGCGGTCTCCGTCAACCTCGCCCTGTACGGTCTGACCGCGCCGTTCGCGGCCGCGCTGATGGACCGCTTCGGCATCCGGCGGGTCGTCGCCGGCGCGCTGACCGTGATCGCGATCGGCTCGGGCGCGACGGTGTGGATGACCGCGGCCTGGCAACTGCTGCTGTGCTGGGGCCTGCTGGTCGGCCTCGGCAGCGGCTCGATGGCGCTGGCGTTCGCGGCGACCGTCACCAACCGCTGGTTCACCGAGCGGCGCGGTCTGGTCACCGGCATCCTCACCGCCGCCTCGGCGTCGGGTCAGCTGATCTTCCTGCCGGTACTGTCCTGGATCGTCGCGACCCACGACTGGCGCCCGGCCGCCGTCACGGTGGCGCTCGCCGCCCTCGCGGTGGTGCCGTTCGTCTGGCTGCTGCTGCGGGACCATCCGGCGGACGTGGGCCTGAAGCCGTACGGCGCCGCGGAGTTCGTGCCGAAGCCGGTTTCCGTGCCGGGTGCGGCGCGGCGGGCGGTGACCGTGCTCCTCTCCGCCGTCCGCACCGGTCCCTTCTGGCTGCTGGCGGGGACGTTCGCGATCTGCGGCGCGTCCACGAACGGCCTGATCCAGACCCATTTCGTGCCCGCGGCCCACGACCACGGCATGCCGATCACGGCGGCGGCCTCGCTGCTCGCGGTCATCGGGGTGTTCGACGTGGTCGGCACGGTGGCCTCCGGCTGGTTCACCGACCGGTTCGACGCGCGGCGGCTGCTGGCGGTGTACTACGCGCTGCGGGGCGTCTCGCTCCTGTTCCTGCCCCTGCTCCTGGGCCCCGACGTGCGCCCGCCGATGATCTTCTTCATCGTCTTCTACGGGCTCGACTGGGTCGCCACCGTGCCGCCGACGCTGGCGCTGTGCCGGGAGCAGTACGGGGACGACAGCGCGATCGTGTTCGGCTGGGTGCTGGCCTCGCACCAGATCGGGGCGGCGGCGGTGGCCTTCCTGGGCGGCGTCGCGCGGGACGTGTTCGGGTCGTACGACGTGATGTGGTACGCCTCCGGGGCGCTGTGCGCGGCGGCGACGCTGATGGCGCTGGTGATCCGCAGGAAGCCGACGGCTCCGCTCGCCACGGCCCAGGGTCTGTCGTCTGCGGCGTGA
- a CDS encoding GlxA family transcriptional regulator: MDTAAAPFRPHRVVVLALDGLLPFELGIPHRIFGRPKDALGRRLYEVVTCSIRPPGPVETDADFSVHVAHGPETLATADTVIIPASYELGPVYEEGVLTRELAAALAHIGPGTRLASICTGVYVLAAAGHLDGRPATTHWADAERLQRLFPHVRVDPDVLFIDDGDVLTSAGVAAGIDLCLHIVRRDHGTAVANEVARRTVVPPHRDGGQAQYVQRPVPDPQQASTTTARAWALGRLHEPIQLRDMAEQVAMSVRTFTRRFREEVGVSPGQWLTQQRVERARHLLESTDLSVDQVAHDAGFGTAQSMRQHLQAALGVTPTAYRRTFRAAANVALRR, encoded by the coding sequence ATGGATACGGCCGCCGCCCCTTTCCGTCCCCACCGCGTCGTCGTCCTCGCTCTCGACGGTCTGCTCCCCTTCGAGCTGGGCATCCCGCACCGGATCTTCGGCCGTCCCAAGGACGCCCTGGGCCGGCGCCTGTACGAGGTCGTCACCTGCTCGATCCGGCCGCCGGGCCCGGTGGAGACCGACGCCGACTTCTCCGTCCACGTCGCCCACGGCCCCGAGACCCTCGCCACCGCCGACACCGTGATCATCCCGGCGTCGTACGAACTCGGCCCGGTGTACGAGGAGGGCGTCCTCACCCGCGAACTGGCCGCCGCCCTCGCCCACATCGGCCCCGGCACCCGCCTCGCCTCCATCTGCACGGGCGTGTACGTCCTGGCCGCCGCCGGCCACCTGGACGGTCGCCCCGCGACCACGCACTGGGCCGACGCCGAGCGCCTCCAGCGGCTCTTCCCGCACGTCAGGGTGGACCCCGACGTCCTGTTCATCGACGACGGCGACGTCCTGACCTCGGCGGGCGTCGCGGCCGGCATCGACCTGTGCCTGCACATCGTGCGCCGTGACCACGGCACGGCGGTGGCCAACGAGGTGGCCCGGCGCACCGTCGTGCCCCCGCACCGCGACGGCGGGCAGGCGCAGTACGTCCAGCGGCCGGTGCCCGATCCGCAGCAGGCCTCCACGACCACCGCGCGGGCGTGGGCGCTCGGTCGGCTGCACGAGCCGATCCAACTGCGCGACATGGCCGAGCAGGTGGCCATGTCGGTGCGCACCTTCACCCGCCGGTTCCGCGAGGAGGTCGGCGTCAGCCCCGGCCAGTGGCTCACCCAGCAGCGCGTCGAACGCGCCCGCCACCTGCTGGAGTCCACCGACCTGTCCGTCGACCAGGTCGCCCACGACGCGGGCTTCGGCACGGCCCAGTCGATGCGCCAGCACCTCCAGGCGGCCCTGGGCGTCACGCCGACGGCGTACCGGCGGACGTTCCGGGCCGCGGCGAACGTCGCCCTGAGAAGGTGA
- a CDS encoding ATP-binding protein has product MQLEIRPDPAEVGRARRWARSRLAGCGIAADDSLAETLVLLVSELVTNAVVHTGCPAVLRLSLPQPATVRLEVADGSTRAPVPRWADGEETGGRGLALVDGLADRWGWSPEGIGKHIWCELDRYAEPPAAAMAYSGGRAAGEGLDGLDGHEGYEGGYGGLAYEAV; this is encoded by the coding sequence GTGCAGCTGGAGATCCGGCCCGACCCCGCGGAAGTGGGGCGCGCCCGGCGGTGGGCTCGCTCGCGGCTCGCCGGGTGCGGCATAGCGGCCGACGATTCGCTCGCCGAGACACTGGTCCTGCTCGTCTCCGAACTGGTCACCAACGCCGTCGTGCACACCGGCTGCCCCGCCGTGCTGCGCCTCTCCCTGCCCCAGCCGGCGACCGTCCGTCTGGAGGTCGCCGACGGCAGCACGCGCGCCCCGGTGCCCCGGTGGGCGGACGGCGAGGAGACCGGCGGACGCGGTCTCGCCCTCGTCGACGGGCTCGCCGACCGCTGGGGCTGGAGCCCCGAGGGGATCGGCAAGCACATCTGGTGCGAACTGGACCGCTACGCCGAACCGCCCGCGGCGGCGATGGCGTACAGCGGGGGAAGAGCCGCAGGCGAGGGCCTGGACGGGCTCGACGGACATGAGGGGTACGAGGGGGGTTACGGGGGGCTGGCGTACGAGGCCGTGTGA
- a CDS encoding acyl-CoA dehydrogenase family protein, translating into MAPEVQRIQRTSVPRTGGAAEPRGAGPYRCGRRTRGPSCSPRPSSSARPARVCESAAQHARTREQFGRAAGAFRAVRRLCARTPLRVEVARAAVCAAAATADPVEIVAARLPADETAVPGARDAASGCTAAWASPGRQRADLYPMRRCAPEPRVRVSMRRVTKGSRVIRCRNSLTGRRPAASANSGTWSVADCGIPALRSVDIALCPRCDSSRPGVEGPLRYLV; encoded by the coding sequence GTGGCGCCGGAGGTCCAGCGGATCCAGCGGACGTCGGTCCCCCGCACGGGCGGCGCGGCCGAACCCAGGGGCGCGGGGCCGTACCGCTGCGGTCGGCGGACCCGCGGGCCCTCCTGCTCACCGCGACCGAGCAGCTCGGCCCGGCCCGCGCGCGTGTGCGAGTCGGCGGCGCAACACGCCCGGACCCGAGAGCAGTTCGGGCGGGCGGCCGGTGCCTTCCGGGCCGTGCGGCGGCTGTGCGCGCGGACCCCGCTGCGGGTGGAGGTGGCCCGCGCCGCCGTGTGCGCGGCGGCCGCCACGGCGGACCCCGTGGAGATCGTCGCCGCCCGGCTGCCCGCCGACGAGACGGCCGTGCCCGGAGCCCGCGACGCGGCCTCCGGGTGCACGGCGGCATGGGCCTCACCTGGGAGGCAGAGGGCGGACCTGTATCCGATGCGGCGGTGCGCGCCCGAACCCAGAGTGCGCGTATCAATGCGCAGAGTGACCAAGGGCTCGCGTGTGATCCGCTGTCGAAACAGCCTGACGGGGCGCCGGCCTGCGGCATCGGCGAACTCCGGGACCTGGAGTGTCGCGGATTGTGGCATACCGGCATTACGGAGCGTTGATATCGCCTTGTGTCCTAGGTGTGACTCGTCACGTCCTGGAGTCGAAGGTCCGCTCCGGTACCTTGTGTGA
- a CDS encoding EF-hand domain-containing protein, giving the protein MVSSEYERRIAARFATFDQDGNGYIDREDFSGAAKALLAEFGTASRSDKGQALYGGAEAFWQGMAGIADRDGDQRITREEFVTGAVKRLRDNPDRFAEIARPFLHAALAVADPDGDGAATIEDIARVLRVLGTPEDTARAAAGALDGDGDGKVSEADVVAAFARYFTVPE; this is encoded by the coding sequence ATGGTCAGCAGCGAGTACGAGCGCAGGATCGCGGCCCGGTTCGCCACCTTCGACCAGGACGGCAACGGCTACATCGACCGCGAGGACTTCAGTGGCGCGGCCAAGGCGCTGCTCGCGGAGTTCGGCACGGCGTCCCGCTCCGACAAGGGGCAGGCGCTGTACGGCGGCGCGGAGGCCTTCTGGCAGGGCATGGCCGGGATAGCGGACCGGGACGGTGACCAGCGCATCACCCGCGAGGAGTTCGTCACCGGCGCGGTCAAGCGGCTGCGCGACAACCCCGACCGGTTCGCCGAGATCGCCCGCCCCTTCCTGCACGCCGCGCTCGCCGTAGCCGACCCGGACGGCGACGGCGCGGCCACGATCGAGGACATCGCGCGCGTGCTGCGGGTGCTCGGAACGCCCGAGGACACCGCGCGGGCCGCGGCCGGCGCGCTCGACGGCGACGGCGACGGCAAGGTGAGCGAGGCGGACGTCGTCGCGGCGTTCGCCCGCTACTTCACCGTGCCCGAGTAG
- a CDS encoding STAS domain-containing protein, translated as MVVAFKVTGGEQGDWAVLHVSGELDLVTSPVLRQRVHDAVAEGRHSLVLDLSEVWFCDSSGVGVLIAARRLLRSCQGRLRLILPAQGAADGSHVNRVLGALGVRRLFDVHADVAAATSDDAGPLSA; from the coding sequence ATGGTGGTGGCGTTCAAAGTGACCGGCGGTGAGCAGGGCGACTGGGCCGTGCTCCACGTGTCGGGCGAGCTGGACCTGGTGACGTCGCCGGTGCTGCGTCAACGGGTGCACGACGCGGTGGCCGAGGGCCGCCACAGTCTCGTCCTCGACCTCTCGGAGGTCTGGTTCTGCGACTCCAGCGGTGTGGGTGTGCTGATCGCGGCCCGTCGGCTGCTGCGCTCCTGTCAGGGGCGGTTGCGGCTGATACTTCCGGCGCAGGGCGCGGCCGACGGCTCCCACGTCAACCGCGTGCTCGGGGCGCTGGGCGTGCGTCGGCTGTTCGACGTGCACGCCGATGTGGCTGCCGCGACCTCGGACGACGCCGGCCCGCTGTCCGCGTGA
- a CDS encoding sigma-70 family RNA polymerase sigma factor, with the protein MAKKDAPPRWDRKMQQRLARGEAAALGELYDRFASLVHGVAHRVLGDERAADGITRDVFVHLWEHPDAYDPKQGPLRSWVAALTHRLAVQRLRATEAAALAEGGHGSDEELERKVRHASVAARADYIVQSMPAPLRAALERAYFQRRDYRQTATDLGITEDEARRRLRLGLQLLATAHDVGTPPGYGGAV; encoded by the coding sequence ATGGCGAAGAAGGACGCACCGCCCCGCTGGGACCGCAAGATGCAGCAGCGACTCGCACGCGGTGAGGCCGCCGCCCTCGGCGAGCTCTACGACCGTTTCGCCTCCCTCGTCCACGGCGTGGCCCACCGCGTGCTCGGCGACGAGCGGGCCGCCGACGGCATCACCCGTGACGTCTTCGTCCACCTCTGGGAACACCCCGACGCCTACGATCCCAAGCAGGGCCCGCTCCGCTCGTGGGTCGCCGCCCTCACCCACCGCCTGGCCGTGCAACGGCTGCGCGCCACCGAGGCCGCCGCCCTCGCCGAGGGCGGCCACGGCTCGGACGAGGAACTGGAGCGCAAGGTCCGCCACGCCTCGGTCGCCGCCCGTGCGGACTACATCGTCCAGTCCATGCCCGCCCCGCTGCGCGCCGCTCTGGAGCGGGCCTACTTCCAGCGCCGCGACTACCGCCAGACCGCCACCGACCTCGGCATCACCGAGGACGAGGCACGCCGCCGCCTCCGCCTGGGGCTGCAGCTCCTCGCCACGGCCCACGACGTCGGCACACCGCCCGGATACGGAGGTGCGGTGTGA
- a CDS encoding maleylpyruvate isomerase N-terminal domain-containing protein, translating into MPMPRASVEDTGLPLPTLDALPTPPPSLPHPVLKSLLGAWALAACSPEETTAVEDHLGTCGSCAEEARRLREAVGLLQRPDSLDLDPGLRTRVLDSCLDRRPPRIPVPEWATPYDAETARLDALLQDFGDAEWHAPVRLRWFDGTGPASRRTTVAGVIAHLLAVDGLIALALGLDDPLGDTDADAPTPTGRTEAYWRASHFPPTRTVRAPWREQGHGIVRTVSFTGGGAGKLGVSYGDGALPLHDAMIDRAFECWVHAEDIAEAVDYPYDPPSGRHLNRMIDLAVRLLPGTLAQRRRAGLASPAPTPRHLVPAGKPGRTLRLEIEGSGGGEWLIPLDSPAAVGSADLEVAHVALDGVEFCRLAAGHVSPDDAAAGQLGDREAIRDVLYAAASLSRM; encoded by the coding sequence ATACCGATGCCGAGGGCCTCCGTCGAGGACACGGGCCTGCCCCTGCCCACCCTCGACGCGCTCCCCACCCCACCGCCGTCCCTCCCGCACCCCGTACTGAAGTCCCTGCTGGGCGCCTGGGCGCTGGCGGCCTGCTCCCCCGAGGAGACGACTGCGGTCGAGGACCACCTGGGCACCTGCGGAAGCTGCGCCGAGGAGGCCCGGCGGCTGCGCGAGGCGGTCGGCCTGCTGCAACGCCCCGACAGCCTCGACCTGGACCCTGGCCTGCGCACGCGCGTCCTGGATTCCTGCCTGGACCGGCGCCCACCGCGCATCCCGGTACCCGAGTGGGCCACGCCCTACGACGCCGAGACCGCGCGCCTGGACGCCCTCCTGCAGGACTTCGGCGACGCCGAGTGGCACGCGCCGGTACGGCTGCGCTGGTTCGACGGCACGGGGCCGGCCAGCCGCCGCACGACCGTCGCCGGCGTCATCGCCCACCTCCTCGCCGTCGACGGCCTGATCGCGCTCGCCCTCGGCCTCGACGACCCGCTCGGCGACACGGACGCCGACGCACCGACCCCGACGGGCCGCACGGAGGCGTACTGGCGGGCCTCGCACTTCCCGCCGACCCGCACCGTGCGGGCGCCCTGGCGGGAACAGGGTCACGGCATCGTGCGCACGGTGTCCTTCACCGGCGGCGGCGCGGGCAAGCTGGGTGTGTCGTACGGCGACGGCGCACTGCCGCTGCACGACGCGATGATCGACCGGGCCTTCGAGTGCTGGGTGCATGCGGAGGACATCGCGGAGGCGGTGGACTACCCGTACGACCCTCCGTCCGGCCGCCACCTCAACCGCATGATCGACCTGGCGGTCCGGCTGCTCCCGGGCACACTCGCGCAGCGCCGCCGCGCGGGCCTGGCCTCGCCCGCCCCGACGCCCCGCCACCTGGTGCCCGCCGGCAAGCCCGGCCGCACCCTGCGCCTGGAGATCGAGGGGTCGGGCGGCGGCGAGTGGCTGATCCCCCTGGACTCCCCCGCGGCGGTCGGCTCCGCCGACCTGGAGGTGGCCCACGTGGCCCTGGACGGCGTCGAGTTCTGCCGCCTGGCGGCGGGCCATGTCTCCCCCGACGACGCGGCGGCGGGTCAGCTCGGCGACCGCGAGGCCATCAGGGACGTCCTGTACGCGGCGGCGTCGCTGAGCCGCATGTAG
- the purU gene encoding formyltetrahydrofolate deformylase, translating to MNAQSNRAAAAPADQYVLTLSCPDKKGIVHAVSSYLFMTGCNIEDSQQFGDHDTGLFFMRVHFSAEAPVTVDKLRASFAAIGDSFQMDWQLDRADEKMRILLMVSKFGHCLNDLLFRARIGALPVEIAGVVSNHTDFAELVGSYGIPFHHIPVTKDTKPDAEARLLEIVREEGVELVVLARYMQVLSDDLCKQLSGRIINIHHSFLPSFKGAKPYHQAHARGVKLIGATAHYVTADLDEGPIIEQEVERVAHDVTPDQLVGVGRDVECQALARAVKWHAERRILLNGRRTVVFA from the coding sequence ATGAACGCGCAGTCCAACCGAGCCGCGGCCGCGCCGGCCGATCAGTACGTTCTCACCCTGTCGTGCCCGGACAAGAAGGGCATCGTGCACGCCGTGTCGAGCTACCTGTTCATGACCGGCTGCAACATCGAGGACAGCCAGCAGTTCGGTGACCACGACACGGGGCTGTTCTTCATGCGGGTCCACTTCTCGGCGGAGGCGCCGGTGACGGTGGACAAGCTGCGGGCCAGCTTCGCGGCGATCGGTGACTCGTTCCAGATGGATTGGCAGCTCGACCGGGCCGACGAGAAGATGCGCATCCTGCTCATGGTCAGCAAGTTCGGGCACTGCCTGAACGATCTGCTGTTCCGGGCCCGGATCGGCGCGCTGCCCGTGGAGATCGCCGGTGTGGTGTCCAATCACACCGATTTCGCCGAGCTGGTGGGTTCCTACGGGATTCCGTTCCACCACATCCCCGTCACGAAGGACACGAAGCCGGACGCCGAGGCGCGGCTTCTGGAGATCGTCCGGGAGGAGGGGGTGGAGCTGGTGGTGCTGGCCCGGTACATGCAGGTGCTGTCGGACGATCTGTGCAAGCAGCTGAGCGGGCGGATCATCAACATCCACCACTCGTTCCTGCCGAGCTTCAAGGGCGCGAAGCCGTACCACCAGGCGCACGCGCGGGGTGTGAAGCTGATCGGCGCGACGGCGCACTACGTCACGGCGGACCTGGACGAGGGCCCGATCATCGAGCAGGAGGTCGAGCGGGTCGCCCACGACGTCACCCCCGACCAGCTGGTCGGGGTGGGCCGCGACGTGGAGTGCCAGGCGCTGGCCCGGGCCGTGAAGTGGCACGCCGAGCGCCGCATCCTGCTGAACGGTCGCCGCACGGTGGTCTTCGCCTAG
- a CDS encoding SCO4402 family protein has translation MTVQGVQGLQGSANSSRRGHRSSTMGAMPLNDMPWWRWRSNVRSALHMLSDPVFQRDVWLAGVEGYGDVTDAVYRLVEDTWLDHWSAEKYVGTIFRDSQEAALVDTAVLRVLRIMHQVGPDAPVSSYVEHPAWPEAVRAARDAHVRMATSDGEDPDVAPRTLEVLRILTRSA, from the coding sequence ATGACCGTGCAAGGTGTGCAAGGTCTACAAGGTTCGGCGAACTCTTCCCGCCGCGGGCATCGCTCATCCACGATGGGTGCCATGCCACTGAACGACATGCCGTGGTGGCGCTGGCGCAGCAATGTGCGCTCCGCGCTGCACATGCTCTCCGACCCGGTGTTCCAGCGGGACGTCTGGCTGGCCGGCGTCGAGGGGTACGGGGACGTCACCGACGCCGTGTACCGCCTGGTCGAGGACACCTGGCTGGACCACTGGTCCGCCGAGAAGTACGTCGGGACGATATTCCGGGACTCGCAGGAGGCGGCGCTGGTCGACACCGCGGTGCTGCGGGTGCTGCGGATCATGCACCAGGTGGGGCCGGACGCGCCGGTCTCCTCCTACGTCGAGCACCCGGCGTGGCCGGAGGCGGTGCGGGCGGCGCGGGACGCGCACGTCCGGATGGCCACGAGCGACGGTGAGGACCCGGACGTGGCGCCCCGCACCCTGGAGGTGCTGCGCATATTGACGCGGTCGGCCTAG